The Bacillus vallismortis genome window below encodes:
- the gmuD gene encoding 6-phospho-beta-glucosidase GmuD: protein MAQTEQYRFPKDFWWGSSASATQTEGAADRDGKGQNIWDYWFEKEPHRFFDHVGPAATSQFYDNYKEDIRLMKELGHNSFRMSISWSRLIPDGTGEVNAKAEDFYKRVIDELIANGIEPFVNLFHFDMPMELQKIGGWVNRETVDAYENYARTCFRLFGDRVKKWFTHNEPIVPVEGGYLYDFHYPNKVDFKEAVQVGFHTMLSSARAIQAYKGMKQDGKIGIILNLTPSYPRSSHPADVKAGEIADAFFNRSFLDPSVKGEFPKELVDILKSEGFVPDYKKEDLEVIKHNTVDLLGVNYYQPRRVKAKEHLPNPDSPFLPDRYFDPYVMPGRKMNPHRGWEIYEKGVYDILINLKENYGNIECFISENGMGVEGEERFRDEQGIIQDNYRIEFIKEHLKWIHRAIQEGSNVKGYHLWTFMDNWSWTNAYKNRYGFVSVNLEKDGERTIKKSGKWFKEIAEQKGF from the coding sequence TTGGCACAAACAGAACAATATCGTTTTCCAAAAGATTTTTGGTGGGGGTCATCCGCTTCAGCAACACAAACGGAGGGTGCCGCCGATAGAGACGGAAAAGGGCAGAATATATGGGATTACTGGTTTGAAAAAGAACCGCATCGCTTTTTTGATCATGTCGGGCCCGCAGCGACATCTCAATTTTACGACAATTATAAAGAAGATATCAGGCTGATGAAGGAGCTTGGCCACAACTCGTTCCGGATGTCGATTTCCTGGTCGCGTTTAATACCGGATGGAACAGGAGAGGTCAATGCCAAAGCTGAAGATTTCTATAAGAGAGTCATTGATGAGCTGATCGCGAACGGAATAGAGCCTTTTGTCAATTTGTTTCATTTCGATATGCCGATGGAGCTTCAAAAAATCGGCGGCTGGGTAAACAGAGAAACGGTTGACGCTTATGAAAACTATGCGAGAACGTGTTTTCGTTTATTTGGAGACCGGGTGAAAAAATGGTTCACGCATAATGAACCGATCGTCCCCGTAGAAGGCGGATACTTATATGATTTCCATTATCCAAACAAGGTCGATTTTAAAGAGGCTGTCCAGGTCGGTTTTCATACGATGCTATCGAGTGCACGTGCGATTCAGGCTTACAAGGGGATGAAGCAGGACGGAAAAATCGGCATCATTTTAAATTTGACACCGTCCTATCCGAGAAGCAGCCATCCGGCGGATGTGAAAGCGGGAGAAATAGCAGACGCGTTTTTTAACAGATCCTTTTTAGACCCATCTGTTAAAGGAGAATTTCCAAAAGAGCTGGTTGACATTTTAAAGAGCGAAGGCTTTGTTCCTGACTATAAGAAAGAAGATCTTGAGGTCATCAAACACAATACGGTTGATCTGTTGGGGGTGAATTATTACCAGCCGAGACGTGTAAAAGCAAAAGAACATCTTCCGAACCCCGACTCTCCTTTTTTGCCGGACAGGTATTTTGACCCTTACGTCATGCCGGGCCGCAAAATGAATCCGCATCGCGGCTGGGAGATCTACGAAAAAGGCGTTTATGATATTTTGATCAATCTAAAAGAAAACTACGGGAACATCGAGTGCTTTATTTCTGAAAACGGCATGGGGGTCGAAGGCGAGGAACGCTTCAGGGATGAGCAAGGCATCATTCAAGATAATTACCGGATTGAATTTATAAAAGAACACCTTAAATGGATTCACCGCGCCATACAGGAAGGGTCAAACGTAAAAGGCTATCACCTATGGACGTTTATGGACAACTGGTCTTGGACCAATGCTTATAAAAACCGATATGGGTTTGTATCAGTCAATCTCGAGAAAGACGGGGAAAGGACCATCAAAAAAAGCGGAAAATGGTTCAAGGAGATTGCTGAGCAAAAAGGTTTCTAA